A single region of the Pseudomonas sp. GGS8 genome encodes:
- a CDS encoding DUF5801 repeats-in-toxin domain-containing protein → MAIGEQNSSLTSDPTLLYIPTLDSVTVNALSVVASGASVTLDETAGLQNSTATPSPAGDADDNDILLASLPSTFSTRLTALGAGTATGAALSGYTGAAGNTGSNAFSVSADPGATITNISFVDSTGAALNGVDSGLDTLDGTSILLYTDTSNDNILVGRAGSATGAIVFAAYIEETGSPLSGGKIWTVEYQPLKHPDASNPDDAVNLLNKVFIGAGQDAEFSLANAPSGQQLFLMFTTAGATADANGRIPGVSIVVTGRDPLDQSASSAAITSADTVNSSQGGGSTTLGTNNQAITEQEGLRFSFVTGAKADFTVPNLSPGEAGVEANIDFTQYFGARSATFKIVQETGGTTAKLLLTAVKNADNVSGSQSGVNFINSYANDSTEKVAIINGSVTVKTFAGATVSGAVITYNADGTVLITGVPTDSQITYSTATDHNRVMIENAGLLTDKSGDKTHADFDIGGFKVLQSSTSTAEIGSKMIFEDDGPSISTTGTEPTLTVDETVLATNATQSFAANFTSAFGADGAGTLTYALGVVAGGSGLTDTATGEAVNLSLNGTVVEGRTATSNLLVFTVSVAANGDVTLDQIRAVVHPDATNPDDSKTLTSDNLVTLTATKTDGDGDSAHTSLNIGQNLVFKDDGPSISTTGTEPTLTVDETVLATNATQSFAANFTSAFGADGAGTLTYALGVVAGASGLVDTATGEAVNLSLNGTVVEGHTATTNLLVFTVSVAANGDVTLDQLRAVVHPNTTNPDDSKTLTADNLVTLTATITDKDGDSAHATLNIGQNLVFKDDGPSISTTGTEPTLTVDETALATNATQSFAANFTSAYGADGAGTLTYALGVVAGASGLTDTATGEAVNLSLNGGVVEGRTATTHLLVFTVSVATNGDVTLDQQRAVVHPDPTNPNDSTSLSSDNLVTLTATKTDGDGDSAHATLNIGQNLVFQDDGPTLAFGNLIGTGSILPQTGYWDHSTGADGLGATGLDISLVNNQFTLVRPDNTTTTGTGTLTEQSPSPDANGAYHFAGTLTGDFDNNAATANTSVDYTLTAYSNGSYTLDLVQGFSSQIVLSSADGSLSAGGPDPVRTLLIPAQNPPTIPSPSEEIVFFSAKATASTADILSGIGLGKPDPTEAQLQTTPLPSYIDPAAMNVSTSGIGVGNNILQGDNLAAISNADESFVINPESLLTGMKIFIDNSVGGYNTATEDLYYRIYYEDGTFSNLTEVNTVTPEAGGQVSFLVQQQGTKLIDAVQLTMGRGDVKIPVIQFIQQTENLASDVKLAFNATLTDKDGDPATSTFDANLFANDSANATFDFTLVGTAGERDAFNVDLSLSQNKYQITGFDASAGLRDTLVLNGDQGAVVQSIDNSGANSIVTIAETGGQITTITLVGVDVLNTDIVHGSA, encoded by the coding sequence ACTGGGTGCAGGTACCGCAACGGGTGCGGCCTTGAGTGGCTATACCGGTGCCGCGGGCAACACCGGCAGCAATGCGTTCAGCGTCAGCGCCGACCCCGGAGCAACCATTACCAATATCAGCTTCGTCGACAGCACAGGCGCAGCGCTCAATGGCGTGGACAGCGGACTGGACACCCTCGATGGCACCAGCATCCTTCTCTATACGGATACGAGCAACGACAACATCCTTGTGGGCCGAGCCGGGAGTGCAACCGGCGCGATCGTGTTCGCGGCCTATATCGAAGAAACCGGGTCGCCGCTCTCGGGCGGCAAAATCTGGACCGTGGAGTACCAACCGCTCAAGCATCCGGACGCCAGCAACCCCGACGATGCGGTCAATCTGCTGAACAAGGTGTTCATCGGAGCCGGTCAGGATGCGGAATTCAGTCTGGCCAATGCGCCGTCGGGCCAGCAGTTGTTCCTGATGTTCACGACCGCGGGCGCGACGGCCGATGCGAACGGCCGGATTCCCGGTGTCTCGATCGTTGTCACCGGCAGGGATCCGCTGGATCAGTCGGCAAGCAGTGCTGCCATCACCAGCGCCGATACGGTCAACAGCAGCCAGGGCGGCGGCAGCACAACCCTGGGCACCAACAACCAGGCGATCACCGAACAAGAAGGCCTGCGCTTCAGCTTCGTCACCGGTGCCAAGGCGGACTTCACGGTCCCCAACCTGAGCCCGGGGGAAGCGGGTGTCGAAGCGAACATCGACTTCACCCAGTACTTCGGCGCCCGCTCCGCGACCTTCAAGATCGTGCAGGAGACGGGCGGCACGACCGCGAAGCTCTTGCTCACCGCCGTCAAGAACGCCGACAACGTCAGCGGGTCGCAGAGCGGCGTCAACTTCATCAACAGCTACGCCAACGACAGCACCGAAAAGGTCGCGATCATCAACGGCAGTGTCACCGTGAAGACGTTCGCGGGCGCCACCGTCAGCGGCGCCGTCATCACCTACAACGCCGACGGCACGGTGCTGATCACCGGCGTTCCGACCGACTCGCAGATCACCTACAGTACGGCGACCGACCACAACCGCGTGATGATCGAGAACGCCGGGTTGCTGACCGACAAGAGCGGCGACAAGACGCACGCTGACTTCGACATTGGCGGTTTCAAGGTGCTGCAGTCCAGCACGTCAACCGCCGAAATCGGCTCCAAGATGATTTTCGAGGATGACGGGCCGAGCATCAGCACCACCGGCACCGAGCCGACCCTGACGGTCGATGAAACGGTACTGGCGACCAACGCTACCCAGAGCTTTGCCGCCAACTTCACCTCGGCGTTTGGCGCTGATGGCGCGGGTACGCTGACCTATGCCCTGGGCGTGGTCGCGGGAGGCTCAGGGCTGACCGACACGGCCACCGGTGAGGCAGTCAACCTGTCGCTCAACGGCACCGTGGTCGAAGGCCGCACCGCCACCAGCAACCTGCTGGTGTTCACCGTCAGCGTCGCCGCCAATGGCGATGTCACCCTCGACCAGATCCGCGCCGTGGTGCATCCCGATGCCACCAATCCGGATGATTCGAAGACGCTGACCTCGGACAACCTGGTGACGTTGACGGCAACCAAGACCGATGGGGACGGCGACAGCGCTCATACGAGCCTCAACATCGGACAGAACCTGGTGTTCAAGGACGACGGACCGAGCATCAGCACCACCGGCACGGAACCAACGTTGACGGTGGACGAAACGGTACTGGCAACCAACGCCACCCAGAGCTTTGCCGCCAACTTCACCTCGGCGTTTGGCGCTGATGGGGCCGGCACGCTGACCTATGCGCTGGGCGTGGTCGCGGGCGCCTCAGGGCTGGTGGACACAGCTACGGGCGAGGCGGTGAACCTGTCGCTCAACGGCACCGTGGTCGAAGGTCACACGGCCACCACCAACCTACTGGTGTTCACCGTCAGTGTGGCCGCCAATGGCGACGTCACCCTCGACCAGCTCCGCGCCGTGGTGCATCCCAATACCACCAATCCGGATGATTCGAAGACCCTGACCGCGGACAATCTGGTGACGCTGACGGCAACCATCACTGACAAGGACGGCGACAGTGCCCACGCCACCCTCAACATCGGCCAGAACCTGGTGTTCAAGGACGACGGACCGAGCATCAGCACCACTGGCACGGAACCGACCCTGACAGTCGACGAAACGGCACTGGCGACCAACGCCACCCAGAGCTTTGCCGCCAACTTCACCTCGGCGTATGGCGCCGATGGCGCCGGCACGCTGACCTATGCGCTGGGCGTGGTCGCGGGTGCCTCCGGGCTTACCGACACCGCCACCGGTGAGGCGGTGAACCTGTCGCTCAACGGCGGCGTGGTCGAAGGCCGCACAGCCACCACCCACCTGCTGGTGTTCACCGTCAGCGTGGCCACCAACGGTGACGTCACCCTCGACCAGCAACGGGCCGTGGTGCATCCCGATCCAACCAATCCGAATGATTCGACGAGTCTGTCCTCGGACAATCTGGTAACCCTGACGGCGACCAAAACCGATGGAGACGGCGACAGCGCCCATGCCACCCTGAACATCGGACAGAACCTGGTGTTCCAGGACGACGGCCCTACACTTGCCTTCGGCAACCTGATCGGCACCGGTAGCATCCTTCCACAAACAGGGTACTGGGATCACTCGACCGGAGCCGACGGACTGGGTGCAACCGGTCTGGATATTTCGTTGGTGAATAACCAATTCACCCTCGTCAGGCCAGACAACACGACCACCACCGGCACCGGCACACTCACCGAGCAGTCGCCCTCACCGGACGCCAATGGCGCCTACCATTTCGCAGGGACGTTGACCGGCGATTTCGACAACAACGCCGCCACGGCAAATACCAGCGTCGACTACACGCTGACCGCCTATAGCAATGGCAGCTACACACTGGACCTGGTGCAAGGCTTCAGTTCGCAGATCGTGCTCAGCAGTGCCGACGGTTCGCTCAGTGCCGGCGGCCCGGATCCGGTGCGCACCTTGTTGATCCCGGCGCAGAATCCGCCGACGATTCCTTCGCCATCCGAGGAGATTGTGTTCTTTTCCGCCAAAGCAACGGCGTCGACGGCGGACATCCTGAGCGGTATCGGGCTCGGTAAACCCGACCCCACCGAAGCCCAGCTACAGACCACCCCCCTGCCCTCGTACATCGACCCGGCCGCCATGAACGTCAGCACGTCCGGCATCGGTGTCGGCAATAACATTCTCCAGGGAGACAACCTGGCGGCCATCAGCAATGCCGATGAAAGTTTCGTGATCAATCCGGAGAGCCTGCTGACGGGGATGAAGATCTTCATCGACAACTCCGTCGGGGGGTACAACACGGCGACCGAGGACCTGTACTACCGGATCTACTACGAGGATGGCACCTTCTCGAACCTCACCGAGGTGAACACCGTGACGCCGGAGGCCGGCGGACAAGTGTCCTTCCTCGTTCAGCAGCAGGGCACGAAGTTGATCGACGCGGTTCAGCTCACGATGGGCCGAGGCGATGTCAAGATCCCGGTGATCCAGTTCATTCAGCAGACCGAGAACCTGGCCAGCGATGTCAAGCTGGCGTTCAACGCAACGCTGACGGACAAGGATGGGGACCCGGCGACGAGTACATTCGACGCCAACCTGTTCGCCAATGACTCGGCCAATGCCACCTTCGACTTCACGCTGGTGGGCACGGCTGGTGAGCGGGATGCCTTCAACGTCGACTTGTCACTCTCCCAAAACAAGTACCAGATCACCGGCTTCGATGCGAGCGCAGGCCTGCGCGACACGCTGGTGCTCAACGGCGACCAGGGCGCCGTTGTGCAGTCGATCGACAACAGCGGCGCAAACAGCATCGTGACGATTGCCGAAACGGGCGGACAAATCACGACCATCACCTTGGTCGGGGTCGATGTTCTGAATACCGACATTGTCCATGGCAGCGCCTGA